The Paraburkholderia megapolitana genomic sequence CAGTTGCCGGGCATCGGCGAAGTCGACGTCAATGGATCGGCTAACCCCGCGGTGCGCGTCGAGTTGAATCCGACTGCGCTCTATCACTACGGTATCGGGCTCGAAGACGTGCGCGCGGCGCTCGCATCAGCAAATGCGAATAGCCCTAAGGGAGCTATCGAAAGCGAAGGCGAGCGCTACCAGATCTACGACAACGATCAGGCGCGTGCCGCTGCCCAGTACAAGGATCTGATCATCGCGTACCGCAACGGCGCGGGCGTCAAACTGTCCGACATGGCCGAGATCGTCGATTCGGTCGAAGACCTGCGCAATCTCGGCCTTGCGCGCAACAATCAGCCTGCGGTGCTGGTCATGCTGTACCGCCAACCGGGCGCAAACATCATCGACACCGTTGATAACGTGCGCACGCTGATCCGTCAGCTCAAACCCGCCCTGCCCGCCGACGTCGACGTGGTCGAAGCGTCGGACCGCTCGACCACGATCCGCGCATCGCTGCACGACACCGAAGCAACCCTGCTGATCGCAGTCGGGCTGGTGATACTCGTCGTGTTCGTCTTTCTCGGCAACGGACCCGCCGCGCTGATTCCAACCGCGGCCGTGCCGGTGTCGATTGTCGGCACGTTCGCGTTCATGTACCTGCTCGGCTACTCGATCGACAATCTGTCGTTGATGGCACTGACCATCGCAACCGGTTTCGTCGTCGACGATGCGATCGTCGTGCTGGAGAATATCGCCCGTCATATGGAAGCCGGCATGTCGCGCATGCAGGCCGCACTACTCGGTGCGCGCGAAGTGGGCTTCACCGTGCTGTCGATTTCGATCTCGCTGATCGCAGTGTTCATTCCGATCCTGTTGATGGGCGGCATCATCGGGCGGTTGTTTCGCGAATTTGCGATCACGCTGTCGCTTGCGATCGTCGTGTCGCTCGTGGTGTCGCTGACTGTTACGCCGGTGATGTGCTCACGCCTGTTGCGCACGCGCGGCGCACGGCCTGTCGGTCGGGTTGGCCGGTTTTTCGCGCGACCGTTAGAGGCGTTGTACGACGGCTATGCGCGCTCGCTCGACTGGTCGTTGCAGCACCCGCTGCTCTTGTTGAGTGTGCTCGTCGCGACTATCGCGCTGAATGTTTATCTGTACGCGGCGATTCCGAAGGGTTTCTTTCCACAGGAAGACACGGGGCGCCTGATCGGGGGTATTCAGGCGGATCAAAGCATCTCGTTCCAGGCAATGGAGCCGAAGCTCAGGCAGATCATGAGGATCATCGGTGGCGATCCGGCAGTGGACAATGTCGTTGGGTTTACCGGCGGCAGGCAAACTAATACCGGTTCGGTGTACGTCGCGCTCAAGCCATTGTCGGAGCGTCGCGAGACCGCCGACCAGGTGATTGCACGCCTGCGTCCACAACTGAATGCGGTGCCGGGCGGCCGGCTCTATCTGCAGGCGGTGCAGGATATTCGCGTCGGCGGCCGGCAGAGCAATGCGCAGTATCAGTTCACCCTGCTCGGCGATTCGCGCGCGGAGTTGTACCAATGGGCGCCGCGGCTCGCGCAGGCACTGCAAGGCGTGCCTGAACTCGAGGACGTCAACTCGGACCAGCAACAGGCCGGACTAGAGGCCGATGTCGATATCGATCGATCTACCGCTGCGCGGCTCGGTATCACGCCCGCGCAGATCGACAACACGCTCTATGACGCTTATGGTCAGCGGCTCGTATCGACTATCTACAATCCGCTCAATCAGTACTACGTCGTCATGGAGGTCGCGCCGCGGTACTGGCAGCATCCTGAGACGCTGAACGACCTGTACGTGAGTACGTCGGCGGGCAGTCCGAGCGGTACGCAGTCGACCAATGCGGTTGCCGGCACGGTTGGCACTACGACCACCACGGGCACCACCACTACCGCTGCTACAGTCGCCACCGATTCCGCACGCAATCTCGCGATCAACTCGCTCGCGGCGAGCGGCCATTCGAGCGCGTCCGCCGGCACCTCGGTCAGTACCGCGATCGAAACGATGATCCCGTTCAGCGCATTTGCACACTTTGCACCGGGACACACGCCGCTCGGCGTGAACCACCAGGGCAGCTTCGTCGCCACTACGATCTCGTTCAACCTGCCGCCTGGCGAACCGCTGTCGGTTGCCGTGGCGGCGATCGACCGGACGATGGCCGAATTGCGCATGCCCTCGTCGATACACGGTAGCTTTGCGGGCACGGCGCGCACCTATCAGCAATCGCTTTCCGACGAGCCTTTGCTGATCCTCGCCGCACTGGCCGCGGTGTATATCGTCCTCGGCATGCTGTACGAGAGCTACGCGCATCCGCTGACTATCCTGTCCACACTACCCTCGGCAGGTGTCGGCGCGCTGCTCGCGTTGATGCTGTTTCGCGTCGAGTTCACAGTCATGGCCTTGATCGGCGTGATTCTGCTGATCGGTATCGTCAAGAAGAACGCGATCATGATGGTGGACTTCGCGATCGATGCCTCGCGTGAGGGACTATCGTCGCGCGACGCGATCTATCAGGCGAGCCTGATGCGCTTCCGGCCGATCATGATGACGACCTGCGCGGCGCTGCTCGGTGCGTTGCCGCTTGCGCTAGGACATGGCGAAGGTGCGGATCTGCGTCGGCCGCTGGGCATTTCGATTGTCGGCGGTTTGATTGTGAGCCAGTTGCTGACGCTCTATACGACGCCGATCGTGTATTTGTATGTGGAGCGGTTGCGGTTGAAGTTGCAGAGGCGTCGCGGTGCTGCGCGGTCGGAAGCGGGCATGCAGGGTTGAGATTCGCTGAACGCCTGTCAACGGGTAAGGAGACCTGCTAGCCCGTACGTTGCTCCTGCCTGCGCGCCATCGCGGGGCTCACCGCATGGACGGGATCGAAGCCGAAGAATTCCAGCACATGGCGCGCCACGATGTCGCGGTCGTTGTCCGCGCAGATCATGTGATAGCTGTTCTCCAGCACGACACTGCGCGCATCCGGTAGCGCGGCCTGCAGAAACTCCGCCGAGCGCAGGCTCGTCAGTTCGTCTTCGCGCGCATGCATGACGAGCGTCGGACACGGTGTTGCCGGCGCGGCCGTGCGCACCCAGTCGCGCATCCGGTCGACCTGGTGCACGCACGCAAGCGGCACCCACGGGTAATGGAAATTGTCGCCGCGTTCGAACTTCTTCTTCACGATCGCGCGGATCAGCGGGTTCTTGATGCCGAACGGTTCGCCCTCGTCCACGCGCATGCGCGCCGCGGCGCCCGGTGCGAGATACAACAGGTGGCGCAGCCCGCGGTACCAGGGGGTGGACCAGCCGTCGATATACACGGGCGCGGCCAGCAGCGCGAGCCTGCCGCGTGCGTGCTGCACGCGATGACACAACAGCAGCGCGACGAGCGCACCCATGCACATGCCCGCCACATGCAGCGTGTCGTACTGCGCCTCGAGCTCGCGATACTGTTGCGTGACTGCATCGAGCCAGGCCTCCGCGCGCACGTCGACCAGGTCTTCGGGACGCGTGCCATGTCCCGGCAACGTGATCATGTGCGCGTCGCCGCCTGCCCGCCGCACCGCCTTGTGCAGCGTACCCAGATCGTATTGCGTCCCGCCGAGCCCGTGGATCAGCAAAACGCCGGTGCGGCCGGTCATGATGATCGTGCGCTCCGTGGCTTACTGATCCGCCGCCGCGTACTGGCGCGCGCGCTCGATCTGCCAGATACCGGCGACCACCGTGACGTCGAGGTTCGAATCGAGCAGCGGTTCGCCATGATCGATGACGACGCGCGTGTCGCCGCCCGGCAACACGATGCGCAACGACACCGCGGCGCGATTCTCGTCGACCGCCGCCACGCGCCAATGGTGGCGCAATGTCTTGTGATCGTCGGGATGAACGTGTGCGAGTACGTCCGGCACGCTCGCCAGCGATTCCGCGTTGGCGCCCACACCAAACACGCGCTGCACGTCGCCGCTCCAGTCGATCCGGCCCGACTGGGGGTCGAGCACGTAAGCGACCTGGCCGGCACCCGCGAGCGCGAGTTCCATGTTGTTTTGCACGATCGCCGCCCGCTCGTATGCGCGCTCTGGGTTGGTCTTCAACGTGCTGACGGTCAACACCAGCAGCGACGTGATAGCCAGATACAGTTGCGCTTCCAGCAGCGAACGGCCGTGATGTTCGTCGAGCAGCGCGAACGGGCCATTGCCCTGCGCCGTCTGGAGGATGACGATCAATGCCAGCACGAGCACCGACAACGAACCGATACGCCCGCCCAGCAGCACCGTGATCACGACGGTCAGGAACATCGGCAGGTACGTCATCGCGTAACCTGCGCCGAGGCCGAACTTCTCCGTGCTGTCGCCGTTGAAGATCATGACCGAGCCGACTGCGAGCAGCACGAACGTCACGACGCCAAGCACCACGTCGAACCGTTCGTGATCGCCCGAGCGGTGTGCGCGAAAGCGCGCCCACGACGCGAGCACCGGGGTGATCAGCAGTACGCCGACGAAGTCCGACGCGGCCCATACGAAGCCGACCTGCCAGAACGATGCCCCTTTCAGAATTGCATACCAGCCCGCCCCGCCGAGCGCACCGAGCACCCCGGCGATGAGCCCGGACAGGATCACGGAGCGCAGGAAATACAGCCCCTCAAGTGAGAAGCGCACGCGCTGCACGAGCCAGACGGCAAGCGCCGCTGCACCGACCTCGTCAATCGCAAACAGTAGCGCGTTGAACAGATTGCCCCGCTCGATGGCGCTCAGTACTAGTTGCGCGACGAGGAACGCAACGCCGATTGCGGGCCACTCCCGCACGGGCCGCAGCATGAATGCGCCGACCGCGATGCCGGCGGGCAGCCAGATATAACCGGTCTGCTGGACCGGGCCGTTGAACAGGTGCGAGATGTAGCCGCCGGCGAGATACAGCACGGCCCACAGCAACGCGGCCGCGAGTCCTGGTCTGGAGCGTGAGGTTTCCATCGCGATGTCCTGAAGGGTAATCGTGCGCAGCGTACGCAATGTACGCTGCGTACTTGCCGTACTTTGGCGTGTCAGCATACTCCGCGCGCCCTTCTCGCGGAACCTGGATTGATCAAGGAGGCGCTTGCAGTGCGCCTGCGGCAGCCTGCCGGTAAACGTTAGGGGCAACGCCATGCCAGCGCTTGAACGCCTGCGAGAACGTCGACGCATCGCTAAAGCCGAGCTGCGCCGCAATGTCCGCGATGCTGAGCCGCTGTTCCTTGAGCAGCACTTCGGCGCTCGCGCGACGCGATTCCTCGAGCAGCATCCTGAACGACGTGCCCTCGTCCTTCAAGCGACGCTTCAGCGTACGTTCGCTCACGTTGACGACGCGAGCCATCGCCGCGAGATCGGGCGGAGGTCGCCCGGGCACGTTGAGATACTGCTGGACGATCGTCGAGAGATCGGACCGTGCACGTCGGCGCGCAATCAGGTCGGCGCACATCTGCTCGCACTGCGCGGCCGTGGTCGGGTTCGCATGCGGCAGTCGCCGGTCGAGATACTCGAGCCGGAATGCCACGCTGTTCGACGGCGCGGCGTAATGCAGCGGTGCGCCGAGTACGCTGTGCACCTTGTGGCCGCGAACCGGCTCCGCCTTGAAAGTCATCCGTTCGATCCGGAAGTCCGGGCCGGCGACTTCCGCAAGCAGCGTAGCCGCGGCCGCCATGTCGCCTTCGACGAGGAAGCGCGTCAGTTCGCGCTCCAGATCCGGTTCGCCGAACGTGATGACGCCGAGGTCGTTTTCTTCGTGATACGAGATCGTCGTGAAGGCGAACGTCAGCGGCAGGAACCGCAAGGCGAGCTGCAACGCATCGCGCATCGTCGCGCTGCTGATCAGACCGAAACCCCACACGCCGTACGCGGAGAAGTGATATCGCAGGCCGAGCTCGACGCCGAGTTGCGGCGGTGCGCCGGTCAGCTTCAGCAGATTGCGGATCACCTGCAATTCCTGTTCGGCGAACAGCGCGGCATTCGGGTCAGCGAGTTGCTCGGGCGAGAGACCGCTACCACCGAGGATGTCGGTGGTGGAGAAGCCCAGCCAGCATCCGTAGTCGAACAGCATACGGGTGCGCGCCGGGCCACGTGTGAAGTCCCAGAAGCTCATCGGGAGATACCCTTAGAGAACACTATCTGGCCCAAATACTAATGCAGTTGTCCCGTCGCACCATTGGGGGATTCCTACTACGGCGGCACCATGATCGCCAATTGCGCCTACGGACGGTATGCGCAGCGCATCGCTGCAGACGATCAAACGGTTCACCAGAAGGATCGACATGAAGAGCTTTAAAGGGAAAGTGGCGGCGTTGACCGGTGCGGGCTCGGGCATGGGCCGCAGTCTCGCCGTCGAACTGGCGCGGCGCGGCTGCGATCTCGCGTTGAGCGACATCAACGAAGCCGGGCTCGCCGAGACGCTGAAGGCTTGCGCCACGTATGGCGTACACGTGACCACGCAACGGCTCGACGTCGCCGATCGCGCGGCGGTATTCGCGTGGGCGGCGCGGTCAGCGCAAACGCACGGACGCATCAACCTGATTTTCAACAACGCAGGCGTGGCGCTGGCCGCCCCTGCCGAGACCGCGAAAATCGAAGACTTCGAATGGATCATGGGCATCAACTTCTGGGGCGTGGTGCACGGTACGCAGGCGTTCCTGCCGTACCTGCGCGCGTCGGGAGAGGGTCACGTCATCAACACATCGAGCCTGTTCGGCCTGATCGCAATGCCCACGCAGAGCACCTACAACGCGAGCAAGTTCGCGGTGCGCGGCTATACCGAAGCGCTACGCATGGAGCTTGAACTCGAGGGCGCTCCCGTCAGCGCGACCTGCGTCCATCCGGGCGGTGTCGCGACCAACATCGCGACGGCATCGCGCGTCGACGACAGCATCAAGAAGTTGACGGGACAGGATGCGGACGCGCACCGGCGCCAGGCCAACCGGTTGATCAACGCGACGCAACCCGACGATGCCGCACGCCAGATACTCGCCGGCGTCGAACGCAACGCGCGACGCGTGCTGATCGGCCAGGATGCACGGCGCGTGGACCTCATCGCGCGCGTGCTGGGTTCCGCGTACCAGCGGTACGTGCTGCGCTTTCACCGCAAGCTGATGAAGCGCCGCGGCCAGTCTCACACGGCGCGTCCCGCGTCGACCGCTCTTCCCTCCCGCAAGGACATCGCATGACGCCCGCTACCCTGGAGCGCACCGCTTCATCGCACGACCAACGGCAACGC encodes the following:
- a CDS encoding efflux RND transporter permease subunit, yielding MNLSRPFIERPVATTLLALGVALAGVFAFVRLPVAPLPQIDFPTISVQASLPGASPDTVANSVASPLERHLGTIADVTEMTSQSSVGSARVTLQFGLDRDIDGAARDVQAAINAARADLPASLKSNPTYHKVNPADAPILILALTSHTLPRAKLYDLASTILAQSLSQLPGIGEVDVNGSANPAVRVELNPTALYHYGIGLEDVRAALASANANSPKGAIESEGERYQIYDNDQARAAAQYKDLIIAYRNGAGVKLSDMAEIVDSVEDLRNLGLARNNQPAVLVMLYRQPGANIIDTVDNVRTLIRQLKPALPADVDVVEASDRSTTIRASLHDTEATLLIAVGLVILVVFVFLGNGPAALIPTAAVPVSIVGTFAFMYLLGYSIDNLSLMALTIATGFVVDDAIVVLENIARHMEAGMSRMQAALLGAREVGFTVLSISISLIAVFIPILLMGGIIGRLFREFAITLSLAIVVSLVVSLTVTPVMCSRLLRTRGARPVGRVGRFFARPLEALYDGYARSLDWSLQHPLLLLSVLVATIALNVYLYAAIPKGFFPQEDTGRLIGGIQADQSISFQAMEPKLRQIMRIIGGDPAVDNVVGFTGGRQTNTGSVYVALKPLSERRETADQVIARLRPQLNAVPGGRLYLQAVQDIRVGGRQSNAQYQFTLLGDSRAELYQWAPRLAQALQGVPELEDVNSDQQQAGLEADVDIDRSTAARLGITPAQIDNTLYDAYGQRLVSTIYNPLNQYYVVMEVAPRYWQHPETLNDLYVSTSAGSPSGTQSTNAVAGTVGTTTTTGTTTTAATVATDSARNLAINSLAASGHSSASAGTSVSTAIETMIPFSAFAHFAPGHTPLGVNHQGSFVATTISFNLPPGEPLSVAVAAIDRTMAELRMPSSIHGSFAGTARTYQQSLSDEPLLILAALAAVYIVLGMLYESYAHPLTILSTLPSAGVGALLALMLFRVEFTVMALIGVILLIGIVKKNAIMMVDFAIDASREGLSSRDAIYQASLMRFRPIMMTTCAALLGALPLALGHGEGADLRRPLGISIVGGLIVSQLLTLYTTPIVYLYVERLRLKLQRRRGAARSEAGMQG
- a CDS encoding alpha/beta hydrolase; the protein is MTGRTGVLLIHGLGGTQYDLGTLHKAVRRAGGDAHMITLPGHGTRPEDLVDVRAEAWLDAVTQQYRELEAQYDTLHVAGMCMGALVALLLCHRVQHARGRLALLAAPVYIDGWSTPWYRGLRHLLYLAPGAAARMRVDEGEPFGIKNPLIRAIVKKKFERGDNFHYPWVPLACVHQVDRMRDWVRTAAPATPCPTLVMHAREDELTSLRSAEFLQAALPDARSVVLENSYHMICADNDRDIVARHVLEFFGFDPVHAVSPAMARRQEQRTG
- a CDS encoding MASE1 domain-containing protein, whose amino-acid sequence is METSRSRPGLAAALLWAVLYLAGGYISHLFNGPVQQTGYIWLPAGIAVGAFMLRPVREWPAIGVAFLVAQLVLSAIERGNLFNALLFAIDEVGAAALAVWLVQRVRFSLEGLYFLRSVILSGLIAGVLGALGGAGWYAILKGASFWQVGFVWAASDFVGVLLITPVLASWARFRAHRSGDHERFDVVLGVVTFVLLAVGSVMIFNGDSTEKFGLGAGYAMTYLPMFLTVVITVLLGGRIGSLSVLVLALIVILQTAQGNGPFALLDEHHGRSLLEAQLYLAITSLLVLTVSTLKTNPERAYERAAIVQNNMELALAGAGQVAYVLDPQSGRIDWSGDVQRVFGVGANAESLASVPDVLAHVHPDDHKTLRHHWRVAAVDENRAAVSLRIVLPGGDTRVVIDHGEPLLDSNLDVTVVAGIWQIERARQYAAADQ
- a CDS encoding AraC family transcriptional regulator, which translates into the protein MSFWDFTRGPARTRMLFDYGCWLGFSTTDILGGSGLSPEQLADPNAALFAEQELQVIRNLLKLTGAPPQLGVELGLRYHFSAYGVWGFGLISSATMRDALQLALRFLPLTFAFTTISYHEENDLGVITFGEPDLERELTRFLVEGDMAAAATLLAEVAGPDFRIERMTFKAEPVRGHKVHSVLGAPLHYAAPSNSVAFRLEYLDRRLPHANPTTAAQCEQMCADLIARRRARSDLSTIVQQYLNVPGRPPPDLAAMARVVNVSERTLKRRLKDEGTSFRMLLEESRRASAEVLLKEQRLSIADIAAQLGFSDASTFSQAFKRWHGVAPNVYRQAAAGALQAPP
- a CDS encoding SDR family NAD(P)-dependent oxidoreductase, giving the protein MKSFKGKVAALTGAGSGMGRSLAVELARRGCDLALSDINEAGLAETLKACATYGVHVTTQRLDVADRAAVFAWAARSAQTHGRINLIFNNAGVALAAPAETAKIEDFEWIMGINFWGVVHGTQAFLPYLRASGEGHVINTSSLFGLIAMPTQSTYNASKFAVRGYTEALRMELELEGAPVSATCVHPGGVATNIATASRVDDSIKKLTGQDADAHRRQANRLINATQPDDAARQILAGVERNARRVLIGQDARRVDLIARVLGSAYQRYVLRFHRKLMKRRGQSHTARPASTALPSRKDIA